In a single window of the Oecophyllibacter saccharovorans genome:
- a CDS encoding peptidase domain-containing ABC transporter has protein sequence MACVKAAAFHGVDLAIDAFAAEPGEASPSPATLVRWLDDQGLVAKGMRLRWDFLVRLGNTPPVVLLFRDGSASLLMRTSPEEGLVWLADPMMPFGTPPVPVDHLRLSQVWTGDIVLIKRNRNQSEADARFDLAWFVRMVLREKRPMRDILLAALISSILQLFPALIVMQVIDRVVNYHSMATLVSLSAFVIILSVYEILLTYAQKEMALVVATRLDARISLHAFNRLLMLPLEFYEREQTGEVLGRFAAIFKVRDFITGQMMSTLLDLFVLIVLLPVLFYLCAPLAWMTVAAAGLIGIIVVVTLPAMTRVMGAYIKADLKRNAVLYETVAGIKTVKTMALEGTRREDWDEATAHVVRWRLASGRLANWINLLIQPINLFINRGIILVGAYLILIHASGMQAGALMAFMMLSGRVTAPLVGLARLVESFNEVSVSLGEAGSVLNQPTETLALTTGLRPPIKGALDFVHVNYTYPGSSTPALKDINFSIPAGTMLGLVGRSGSGKSTLTRLLLGVSRNYDGFVKLDDVDLREINLHYLRRCMGVVLQDNFLFRGTIKDNITAQRAGLTFEDVVKAARLAEAEEFIERMPAGFNTFIEEGSTNISGGQRQRLAIARAVVTDPKLMILDEATSALDPESEALVNANLEHLGAGRTMVIVSHRLSSLVNCDLIGVMDKGRMVDLAPHHVLVERCEIYRTLWLQQNRHLYKEDVKHDEEVMEKWEAHEKEESAQKAKTQKNGEADR, from the coding sequence ATGGCCTGCGTGAAAGCAGCTGCTTTCCATGGGGTGGATCTGGCTATTGACGCTTTTGCGGCTGAACCGGGGGAGGCCTCTCCTTCGCCGGCCACTCTGGTACGCTGGCTGGATGATCAGGGTCTGGTCGCCAAGGGAATGCGGTTGCGCTGGGACTTCCTGGTCAGACTGGGAAACACGCCGCCTGTCGTGCTGCTGTTCCGTGATGGTTCGGCCTCATTGCTGATGCGTACCAGCCCGGAAGAAGGTCTGGTGTGGCTGGCGGACCCGATGATGCCTTTCGGCACGCCGCCGGTACCTGTCGATCACCTGCGCCTGTCGCAGGTATGGACAGGGGATATCGTTCTGATCAAACGCAACCGTAACCAGAGCGAAGCGGATGCCCGCTTCGATCTGGCTTGGTTTGTCAGGATGGTACTGCGCGAAAAACGGCCCATGCGTGACATTCTGCTGGCCGCGCTGATCTCGAGCATTCTGCAGCTCTTTCCGGCGCTGATCGTCATGCAGGTGATCGACCGCGTGGTGAACTACCACTCCATGGCCACGCTGGTTTCGCTGAGTGCGTTTGTGATCATCCTGAGCGTTTATGAGATTCTGTTGACCTATGCACAGAAGGAAATGGCCCTCGTGGTCGCCACGCGCCTGGATGCGCGTATTTCCCTACACGCCTTCAACCGATTGCTCATGTTGCCTCTGGAATTCTATGAGCGTGAGCAGACCGGTGAAGTCCTGGGGCGTTTTGCGGCCATCTTCAAGGTCAGGGATTTTATTACCGGCCAGATGATGAGCACGCTGCTTGATCTGTTCGTGTTGATCGTCCTGCTGCCTGTCCTGTTCTATCTTTGCGCCCCTCTAGCTTGGATGACTGTTGCGGCAGCCGGACTGATAGGGATCATCGTTGTGGTGACTCTACCGGCCATGACGCGCGTGATGGGGGCCTATATTAAGGCCGATTTGAAGCGCAATGCTGTGCTGTATGAGACGGTTGCCGGCATCAAGACCGTCAAGACTATGGCTCTGGAAGGCACCAGACGAGAAGACTGGGATGAAGCTACTGCTCATGTTGTACGCTGGCGGTTGGCCTCGGGGCGGCTGGCCAACTGGATCAACCTTCTGATCCAGCCGATCAATCTGTTTATCAATCGCGGCATCATACTGGTTGGCGCCTATCTCATCCTGATTCATGCCAGTGGGATGCAGGCGGGTGCGCTGATGGCTTTCATGATGCTCAGCGGGCGGGTCACAGCCCCGCTGGTCGGGTTGGCGCGCCTGGTGGAAAGCTTCAATGAGGTATCAGTTTCTCTGGGTGAAGCAGGCTCGGTGCTCAACCAACCCACTGAGACATTGGCCCTTACCACTGGTTTACGTCCGCCTATCAAGGGGGCGCTCGACTTCGTGCATGTCAATTACACCTACCCCGGTTCAAGCACTCCCGCCCTGAAGGACATCAATTTCAGTATTCCGGCCGGCACGATGCTGGGACTGGTCGGCCGTTCAGGTTCGGGCAAGTCCACCCTGACCCGGCTTCTGCTCGGTGTCAGCCGCAACTACGATGGTTTTGTGAAGCTGGATGATGTGGATTTACGTGAAATCAATCTGCATTATCTGAGGCGCTGCATGGGGGTCGTTCTGCAGGATAACTTCCTGTTCCGTGGCACCATCAAGGACAATATCACGGCCCAACGGGCCGGTCTGACTTTCGAGGACGTTGTCAAGGCAGCGCGCCTGGCGGAGGCGGAAGAATTCATCGAACGCATGCCGGCGGGTTTCAATACATTCATTGAGGAAGGCTCGACCAATATTTCCGGCGGCCAGCGCCAGCGCCTGGCCATTGCACGTGCCGTCGTAACCGATCCCAAGCTGATGATACTCGATGAAGCTACCTCAGCCCTTGATCCTGAATCAGAAGCTCTGGTGAATGCCAATCTCGAACACCTTGGTGCCGGCCGGACGATGGTGATTGTCTCGCACCGTCTTTCGTCATTGGTCAATTGTGACCTGATCGGCGTTATGGACAAAGGCCGTATGGTCGATCTGGCGCCTCACCATGTCCTGGTCGAACGTTGCGAGATCTATCGTACTCTATGGTTGCAGCAGAACCGACATCTCTACAAGGAAGACGTCAAGCATGACGAGGAGGTGATGGAGAAATGGGAGGCGCACGAAAAGGAAGAAAGCGCCCAGAAAGCTAAGACGCAGAAAAACGGGGAGGCAGATAGATGA